From Bacillus sp. Bos-x628, the proteins below share one genomic window:
- a CDS encoding DinB family protein translates to MSLLHEARQQLWQELQGLNEEALNQKISEDTWSIQEVADHLKKMDLVAAKHLAAEGKKAPIKEYKPKPVEMAEDRSKKATAPSIVDPERKHVTPAQLKDELDTAREQLNQILSTFTEEDFKRVIAHPVFEELSLKQYIDFIGAHEKRHIHQIKEIKQQL, encoded by the coding sequence ATGAGTTTATTACATGAAGCAAGACAACAATTATGGCAAGAACTGCAAGGTTTGAATGAAGAAGCATTAAATCAAAAAATATCTGAAGATACTTGGAGTATTCAAGAGGTTGCAGATCATTTAAAGAAAATGGATCTTGTTGCGGCAAAGCATCTGGCAGCAGAAGGAAAGAAAGCGCCGATCAAAGAATATAAACCAAAGCCGGTAGAAATGGCTGAGGACCGATCAAAAAAAGCAACTGCCCCTAGTATTGTTGACCCTGAGCGTAAACATGTCACACCTGCTCAGTTAAAGGATGAGCTCGATACAGCACGCGAGCAATTGAATCAAATTTTATCGACTTTTACTGAAGAAGATTTCAAACGAGTGATCGCACATCCAGTGTTTGAAGAGTTATCACTTAAGCAATACATTGATTTTATTGGTGCTCACGAGAAACGCCATATTCATCAGATTAAAGAGATTAAACAACAATTATAA